In one Alphaproteobacteria bacterium genomic region, the following are encoded:
- a CDS encoding DUF882 domain-containing protein, giving the protein MTFLDRRRFISGAAGLFGAAATAGTFPGITMGTAHAAAPIRLPGVARLSFVHLHTGEELALAFRKDGVYDPGALDALNNILRDWRTGEAVEMDVGLLELLVRLRQKLDSKGPFEIVSAYRAPATNAALASKSGGVAKRSYHMRGMAVDIRVPNIRAERVYPVARALQAGGVGLYRKNDFVHVDTGPVRTW; this is encoded by the coding sequence ATGACATTCCTTGATCGACGCCGCTTCATCAGCGGCGCCGCTGGCCTGTTCGGTGCGGCGGCAACCGCCGGGACCTTCCCGGGAATCACGATGGGCACCGCGCATGCTGCGGCGCCGATCCGGCTTCCAGGGGTGGCCCGTCTCTCCTTCGTTCATCTTCATACCGGCGAAGAGCTGGCGCTGGCCTTCCGCAAGGATGGGGTCTACGACCCCGGCGCCCTGGATGCGCTGAACAACATCCTGCGTGACTGGCGCACGGGTGAGGCGGTGGAAATGGATGTCGGTCTGCTGGAGCTGCTGGTGCGCCTGCGCCAGAAGCTGGACAGCAAGGGCCCCTTCGAAATTGTCTCGGCCTATCGGGCGCCCGCGACCAATGCGGCCCTGGCCTCGAAGAGCGGCGGCGTGGCGAAGCGAAGCTATCACATGCGGGGCATGGCGGTGGACATTCGGGTCCCGAATATCCGGGCCGAACGGGTGTATCCGGTGGCGCGGGCGCTGCAGGCGGGCGGCGTCGGCCTGTACCGCAAGAACGATTTCGTCCATGTCGACACCGGCCCGGTCCGCACCTGGTAG
- a CDS encoding LysR family transcriptional regulator: MDRAGEMAVFTKVVEEGSFSSAARALKLTPSAVSKQIGRLEDRLGVRLLNRTTRQLSATEEGDAFYQRCVRILTDMEEAELAVSQRHSAPRGTLRVNCGVAFGKHQISPLIPEFLERYPEVNVEMTLTDALADLVEEGQDVAIRFGKLQDSSMVARQLAVSRRAICCSPAYLERKGEPKHPSELTEHNRLAFATAIHLNEWIFRLPDGTEFPVKAEGNFTANNGETIHEMVLAGLGIARLAEFLVAPEVKEGKLVRILTPFYRDVEVPINAVYPTRRHLSPKVRAFVDFLVEKFNPVPPWESLT; encoded by the coding sequence ATGGACAGAGCGGGTGAAATGGCCGTCTTCACCAAAGTGGTGGAAGAGGGAAGCTTCTCCAGTGCCGCACGGGCGCTGAAACTGACGCCGTCGGCGGTCAGCAAACAGATCGGGCGGCTGGAAGACCGGCTGGGCGTGCGTCTGCTGAACCGGACCACACGGCAATTGTCGGCAACGGAGGAAGGCGACGCCTTCTATCAGCGCTGTGTGCGCATCCTGACCGATATGGAAGAGGCCGAACTGGCCGTCAGCCAGCGCCACAGCGCGCCGCGCGGAACCCTGCGCGTCAATTGCGGCGTCGCCTTCGGCAAGCACCAGATCAGCCCGCTGATCCCGGAGTTCCTGGAACGCTATCCGGAGGTCAATGTCGAAATGACGCTGACCGACGCGCTGGCCGATCTGGTCGAGGAAGGCCAGGATGTGGCGATCCGTTTCGGCAAGCTGCAGGATTCCTCCATGGTTGCGCGCCAGCTCGCGGTCAGCCGCCGGGCGATCTGCTGCTCTCCCGCCTATCTGGAGCGCAAGGGCGAGCCCAAGCATCCCTCGGAACTGACGGAGCACAACCGCCTTGCCTTCGCCACCGCGATTCATCTGAACGAATGGATCTTCCGCCTGCCCGACGGCACCGAGTTTCCGGTCAAGGCCGAGGGCAACTTCACCGCCAATAACGGGGAAACGATCCACGAGATGGTGCTGGCCGGGCTGGGCATCGCGCGGCTGGCCGAATTCCTGGTCGCGCCAGAGGTAAAGGAAGGCAAGCTGGTGCGTATCCTGACGCCATTCTATCGCGACGTCGAAGTGCCGATCAACGCGGTCTACCCGACGCGCCGGCACCTGTCGCCCAAGGTGCGGGCCTTCGTCGACTTCCTGGTGGAAAAATTCAACCCCGTGCCGCCCTGGGAGTCCCTGACCTGA
- a CDS encoding phosphoribosylanthranilate isomerase — translation MAVDAKICGITDPQAMEAAVRYGAALIGLVFFPPSPRAVSVDEAAMLASRVPGRVARVGLFVDPDDELIDQVLARVPLDAIQLHGDEPVDRCAGLKARTGREVHKAIKVRDAEDLVAADRYAKVCDRLLFDAKPPADATRPGGNAETFDWTVLEGRSWPVPWLLAGGLTPDNVKSAIRMTGCPGVDASSGLESAPGKKDPAKIAAFLNAVRAA, via the coding sequence ATGGCAGTCGATGCGAAAATATGCGGGATTACCGATCCCCAGGCGATGGAAGCCGCCGTGCGGTACGGCGCGGCGCTGATCGGGCTTGTGTTCTTTCCGCCCAGCCCGCGCGCGGTATCCGTCGACGAGGCGGCGATGCTGGCCTCGCGGGTGCCGGGTCGCGTGGCGCGTGTCGGCCTGTTTGTCGATCCGGATGACGAGTTGATCGATCAGGTCCTGGCCCGGGTGCCGCTGGACGCGATCCAGCTGCATGGCGACGAGCCGGTGGACCGCTGTGCCGGGCTGAAGGCGCGTACCGGCCGCGAAGTGCACAAGGCGATCAAGGTGCGCGATGCCGAGGATCTGGTCGCTGCCGATCGCTATGCAAAGGTCTGCGACCGGCTGCTGTTCGATGCCAAGCCGCCGGCGGATGCGACCCGTCCGGGCGGCAATGCCGAGACCTTCGACTGGACGGTGCTGGAAGGGCGCAGCTGGCCCGTGCCGTGGCTGCTGGCCGGCGGGCTGACCCCGGACAATGTGAAATCCGCGATCCGCATGACCGGCTGTCCCGGCGTCGACGCGTCGTCGGGCCTGGAAAGTGCGCCGGGCAAGAAGGATCCGGCGAAGATCGCCGCCTTCCTCAATGCGGTGCGCGCGGCCTGA
- the pyrF gene encoding orotidine-5'-phosphate decarboxylase, which yields MTTPVKPKDRVLVALDTPDTDKAVALSRQLAGHVGGIKLGLEFFNAAGPDGVRKVVRAGPEETPRGAAPVQQRLFLDLKFHDIPNTVAGAVRSVMPLGPAILNVHAGGGPAMMKAALDAANFEAEQLGTVRPMLIAVTVLTSLDDADLAAVGQAGPSGDQAVRLAALARKAGLDGVVCSSKEIAAIRAECGPDFKLIVPGIRPAGAALGDQKRVMTPSQAIAEGADFIVIGRPITAAEDPAAAAKAIADELGGA from the coding sequence ATGACCACGCCAGTCAAACCGAAGGACAGGGTTCTCGTCGCCCTCGACACGCCGGATACGGACAAGGCCGTCGCCCTGTCCCGGCAGCTCGCGGGTCATGTCGGCGGGATCAAGCTGGGGCTGGAATTCTTCAATGCTGCCGGGCCGGACGGGGTCCGCAAGGTGGTGCGCGCCGGGCCGGAGGAAACACCGCGGGGCGCTGCGCCGGTGCAGCAGCGGCTGTTCCTCGATCTGAAATTCCACGACATTCCGAACACGGTGGCGGGCGCGGTACGCTCCGTCATGCCGCTGGGCCCGGCGATCCTGAATGTCCATGCCGGCGGCGGCCCGGCGATGATGAAGGCCGCGCTGGACGCCGCCAATTTCGAGGCCGAACAGCTCGGCACCGTGCGGCCTATGCTGATCGCCGTGACCGTGCTGACCAGCCTGGACGATGCCGACCTCGCCGCCGTGGGGCAGGCCGGCCCGTCCGGCGATCAGGCCGTGCGCCTGGCCGCCCTGGCGCGGAAGGCCGGGCTCGACGGCGTCGTCTGCTCATCGAAGGAAATCGCCGCCATCCGCGCCGAATGCGGTCCGGATTTCAAACTGATCGTCCCGGGCATCCGCCCCGCCGGCGCCGCGCTGGGTGACCAGAAGCGGGTGATGACCCCGTCCCAGGCCATCGCCGAAGGCGCCGACTTCATCGTCATCGGCCGCCCCATCACCGCCGCCGAAGACCCCGCCGCCGCCGCCAAGGCCATCGCGGATGAGCTGGGTGGGGCGTAA
- a CDS encoding L,D-transpeptidase family protein, whose product MDRRRVLGGGAALLGTAMGSGWLSRSGNASSGHVDPDRLADLLVDGSDPLIRAAVSDYLRDGVARHYALRNYAAFWFGKDSPDGHASALLAGLAHADTDALDPRDYDPSRLPNWDASPEHRELAYSFSAARYGIDVQSGRADPKRAEPDLFVYPRDTKPESVLLRLGLAADPREALATMAPKSARYRTLRTSYAAWRAKASEEPPPTVGEGPAIKPGMEDARLSAIADRLTYLGIPIDGAVGTVYDTGLQAAVAAFQGRFGLAADGVVGKQTLATLNRDAADWAQTAALNMERLRWLPDDFGARHVHVNIADFHLEYWEDGQPNLDMVVVVGRPYRRTPVFSDRIRYIDFSPTWTVPPGILVKDMIPKIKKDPTVIEKFGYRFFTGGDSPREIDPAQIDWTTVEARGFPYQIQQRPGDDNALGRVKFMFPNTHNVYLHDSPAKELYARPERAFSSGCIRVSKPEALARALLRDQPDWTSERIADAMNRDKPVRVLLKETVPVHLTYLTAWVPPGADLSDPLSEVRFRPDVYDRDGILRTALGA is encoded by the coding sequence ATGGATCGTAGGCGGGTTCTCGGTGGCGGTGCGGCTCTGTTGGGCACGGCGATGGGCAGCGGATGGCTGAGCCGCAGCGGCAATGCGTCGAGCGGGCATGTCGATCCCGACCGGCTGGCGGACCTGCTGGTCGACGGCAGCGATCCGTTGATCCGTGCGGCGGTCAGCGATTATCTGCGGGATGGCGTGGCGCGGCATTATGCGCTGCGCAACTACGCGGCCTTCTGGTTCGGCAAGGACAGTCCGGACGGTCATGCAAGCGCCTTGCTGGCCGGCCTCGCCCATGCGGATACCGACGCGCTGGACCCAAGGGATTACGACCCGTCGCGCCTGCCCAACTGGGATGCCAGTCCGGAACACCGGGAACTGGCCTACAGCTTCTCCGCGGCGCGCTACGGCATCGATGTGCAGAGCGGCCGCGCCGATCCGAAGCGGGCCGAACCGGACCTGTTCGTCTATCCCCGCGACACGAAGCCGGAATCGGTGCTGCTGCGGCTGGGCCTCGCAGCCGACCCGCGGGAGGCACTGGCGACCATGGCGCCGAAATCGGCACGCTATCGTACGCTGAGGACCTCCTACGCCGCCTGGCGCGCCAAGGCCAGCGAGGAGCCGCCGCCAACTGTCGGCGAAGGACCGGCGATCAAGCCCGGGATGGAGGATGCGCGCCTGTCGGCCATCGCCGACCGGCTGACCTATCTGGGAATTCCGATCGACGGCGCGGTGGGCACGGTCTACGACACCGGCCTGCAGGCGGCGGTGGCCGCATTCCAGGGCCGCTTCGGGCTGGCCGCCGACGGGGTGGTCGGCAAGCAGACCCTGGCCACCCTGAATCGGGACGCGGCGGACTGGGCGCAGACCGCGGCCCTGAACATGGAGCGGCTGCGCTGGCTGCCGGATGATTTCGGCGCGCGCCATGTGCATGTGAACATCGCGGACTTCCATCTGGAATACTGGGAAGACGGGCAGCCGAATCTCGACATGGTGGTCGTGGTCGGACGCCCCTATCGCCGCACGCCGGTCTTCTCCGACCGCATCCGCTATATCGATTTCAGTCCGACCTGGACGGTACCACCGGGAATCCTGGTCAAGGACATGATCCCGAAGATCAAGAAGGACCCGACGGTCATCGAGAAATTCGGCTATCGTTTCTTCACCGGCGGCGACAGCCCGCGTGAAATCGATCCGGCGCAGATCGACTGGACCACCGTGGAGGCGCGGGGCTTCCCCTATCAGATCCAGCAGCGTCCGGGCGACGACAATGCGCTGGGCCGGGTCAAGTTCATGTTCCCGAACACCCACAATGTCTATCTGCACGACAGCCCGGCCAAGGAGCTTTATGCCCGGCCGGAAAGGGCCTTCAGTTCCGGCTGCATCCGGGTATCGAAGCCGGAGGCGCTGGCCCGGGCGTTGCTGCGCGACCAGCCGGACTGGACATCGGAACGCATTGCGGATGCCATGAACCGGGACAAGCCCGTGCGGGTGCTGCTGAAGGAGACGGTGCCGGTTCATCTGACCTATCTGACCGCCTGGGTACCGCCCGGCGCCGATCTGTCGGATCCGCTGTCGGAGGTGCGGTTCCGGCCGGATGTCTATGACCGCGACGGCATTCTGCGCACGGCGCTGGGCGCATAG